In Paludibacter propionicigenes WB4, the genomic window GTCGGTGACACAGATAAATCAAACGGTAATAGAATCTTATTATCAGCAAATCAAATCCTTGTCCGATAAACTGGGTATTGATGTTCCTGCCAACTGGTTCGATGTACTGTTGCGTTTGCCCGATACGATGAAAACCGAGACTGTAGAGCTGGATGAGAATGAGTGGTTGGAGATTCGTAAAACTATGGCTACTGCTATAGAACAACTTACATTGTTCAGAATCCAGGAAGGAAAGTCGTTGGAAACGGTATTTAATGATAAAATAGCGCATATTGGTCAATTACTGGAAGAAACCGCACCTTTCGAAGCAGAACGTGTAGAAAAGATTAAAGCCCGTTTGGAAGAAAATTTACAAGCGTTGTCCGATAAAATCGACATTGATAAAAACCGTCTGGAGCAGGAACTGATTTTTTATATCGAAAAACTCGATGTTAACGAAGAAAAAGTACGCCTGCGCAATCATCTGAATTATTTCATGGAAACTATGCAACACGAGAAGTCTCCGGGCAAAAAACTGGGTTTTATTGCACAAGAGATCGGTCGTGAGATAAATACACTTGGTTCTAAAGCAAATAATAGTGACATGCAAAAGATTGTAGTGTTGATGAAGGATGATCTGGAGCAAATAAAAGAACAAGTATTAAACGTATTATAAGTAAGTGTAGTTGGTAGTAAAAACTAAGGATCTTTTCTACTTATTCAAGCTGTCAACTACGAACTACTAACTACCTACTAAAAATATGTCCGGCAAATTAATTATATTTTCTGCACCCTCAGGAGCAGGTAAAAGTACCCTGGTTCAGTATTTATTAAGCTGTGGATTCGATATGGAGTTCTCAGTTTCAGCAACAAGCCGTGCTCCGCGTGGTACCGAAAAGCATGGAGTTGATTATTATTATCTTACCCCTGAAGAATTTCGTCAGAAAATTGATAATCAGGAGTTTCTTGAATACGAAGAAGTTTATCAAAATTGTTACTACGGAACACTTCGCAGCGAAGTAGAACGTATTACAAGCCAAGGAAAAAACATCGTTTTTGATGTTGATGTGGTAGGCGGACTGAATATCAAAAAAGAATTTGGAAACAGAGCTCTAGCCTTATTTATTGCTCCGCCGAGTGTTGCTGAATTGAAAAACCGTCTGCAAAACAGAGGAACCGATTCTGCTGAAATGATTGAAAAGCGGATTGGTAAAGCTGAGTTTGAAATGACTTTTGCACCTAAATTTGATTTGGTTATTGTAAATGATGACCTGAGTAAGGCGAAAGCAGAAGCAGAGCGTTCAATACGGGAATTTCTGAAACTTTAATCAAGTTGAGCTGCGAAACAGGATAACTTATTTATTCTATTAGCTTTAATTACCTTACTGATTAATTTGCCAGCAATTATCAGACAGACCAATAAACCAATTCTTCTCTAATAAACCAACTCTATATGCGTGTTGCTCTTTATTTCGGTTCGTTTAATCCTGTACATCTCGGGCATTTAAAACTGGCAGAATATCTAACTGATAATGACCTTGTTGACGAAGTGTGGTTTGTTATATCGCCTTGCAATCCATTGAAGGAACAATCGGAATTGCTGGACGAATATATCCGATTGGATATGTTGTTTTTTGCTATACGCAGCAATCCCGGGTTCAAAGCTTGTGATATTGAATTTACGATGCCCATTCCATCTTATTCAATTGATACATTGAATGTTCTATCTAAGCAATTTCCCGATTATCAGTTTGAATTAATCATTGGAAGTGATAATGCACTTGTTTTTGATCAATGGAAAGATTACACGGAAATACTTACCAATTATCCGGTGTTGGTTTATCCCCGTAAAAATTATGATTTTGCTCAAGTAGCAGCCAGATACCCTCAAATGAACTTACTCAATACGCCAATTTACGATATATCATCTACTCAAATCCGCGATTCCATCGCACAAAAAAAGGATATAAGCCAATGGTTACATCCTTCTGTTTTACAGTTTATTAAAGAGAATAATCTCTATCAATAGTTTACAAATAGGGATTGTTTGTTTTTTCGTAACCAATGGTGGTAGTCGAGCCATGACCGCTATAAACCACGGTGGAATCGGGTAGGGGGAGCAATTTTTTGGTTATACCCTGTATTAAAGTAGCATAGTCGCCTTTCGGTAAATCGGTTCTGCCTATCGATCCGCGGAACAGCACATCGCCAACCAGCAAAATTCCATCTCTTTCCGAATAAAACACCATGCTGCCGGGCGAATGTCCTGGAACATGAATAGATTTAAGACAAGAGTTTCCGAATTTTATTTCCTGATCCTCAATAATATATGCTCCTAACGATTGAGCTTCTTCCTCTATTGCAAAACCAAAAGAGCGAGCCTGAGCAACTACATTATCCAGTAAGAATTCATCTTCCTGACAAGCTTCAGGCTTCAAACCAAAGGTATTGAAAATGAATTTATTCCCGAATTGATGATCCAGATGCAAATGCGTATTGATTACTCGCTTAAGAATCAGACTATTTTCTTCAATAAATCGTTTTAAAACAAGTTTTTCTGTATCTGAGATACAGCCTGCATCGACCAGAACAGCTTCTTTTGTTTCATCGTAAAGAAGGTATGTATTTTCCTGAAAAGGATTGAATGTGAATGTTTTTATTGTCATTTTATACAAATTGTTTATTGAGTTATAAACTTATCATCGTTTATAAAGGTACATAGACCGCTTTTTTGGTTTTAAAAAATTCTTCTTTGAAGAAATCGCTTACCTCAAATAGCTCCGCTATATTCTTATAAGGTTGAACCTCATGCTGTAACTCACCGCCTTTCAGGCAAATAAGTCCGTTAGGTAAAGCATTGTTATGTTTTTTGCTGATATTCTTCTGCACCAGTTTCACTAAATCGCCCAAAGGCATTACGGCACGACTTACGACGAAGTCAAATTTGCCCTTTTCATCCTGTACCCGCAGGTGTTTTAATGTTATGTTTTTTAATCCGATAGCCGTAGCAACTTCAGTTCCAACTTTAATCTTTTTGCCGATGGAATCAATCAAAACGAAATTCGATTCGGGAAATAAAATGGCCAACGGAATGCCGGGAAATCCTCCACCGGTTCCAACATCCAGTATGGTAGATCCCGGCTGAAAATGAATAATTTCGGCTATGGCCAGTGAGTGCAATACGTGATGCTCATAAAGATTCTCTATGTCTTTACGCGATATCACGTTTATTTTGGCATTCCATTCGAAATACAAATCATAAAGCGCCTGAAATTGAGCTTTTTGAATTTCGTTAAGAGAAGGGAAGTATTGTAGAATTTGTTCCATTTGCTGCTTATTATTGTGTTGCAAATTTACTAGAAATAATCTGTATCTGAAAATGGTTGAATCGTTGTGCACAAACAACATTGATATTTATTGATATCCAGAAGTATAAGGATATTTGCCCAGTAATATTGTGTGTTATGCATTTTAAATATTATCTTTGCGCTCCGTTTCAAAACAATCTGCTTCGATTGTAACTCATGATGAATAATTAAATAAATGTGTCTGGTTACCGTATTATTTCGGTTCGTTTTTACAACCTGCCGACGGTAACCTGTAACTTGTAACTAAAATAATATGAAAGCTTATGTATTTCCGGGTCAGGGTGCTCAATTTGTAGGAATGGGCAAAGACCTTTATGATCAATCACCTTTAGCCAAAGAGTATTTTGAAAAAGCAAATGATATTCTTGGATATCGAATTACCGACATCATGTTTGAAGGAACTCCCGAAGACCTGAAACAAACTAAAGTGACTCAACCAGCTGTATTTCTTCATTCTGTGATTTCTGCGTTGGTATTGGGTAACGATTTTAAACCTGAAATGGTTGCAGGTCACTCATTGGGTGAATTTTCAGCTTTGGTTGCAGCCGGTGCTTTATCATTCGAAGATGGATTGAAACTGGTTTACGCCCGTGCAATGGCTATGCAAAAAGCCTGTGAAATTGAACCTTCTACCATGGCCGCTGTGCTTGGACTTGCCGACGAAGTAGTAGAAGAAGTGTGCGAAGGTATTAAAGATGCTATCGTGGTTCCTGCTAACTATAACTGTCCGGGACAATTGGTTATTTCGGGTTCTATCGAAGGAATTGACAAAGCTTGTGAGCTTTTGAAAGAAAAAGGAGCAAAACGCGCATTGAAACTTCCTGTTGGAGGTGCATTTCACTCACCGTTAATGCAACCTGCAAGTGAAGAACTACAAGCAGCTATCAACGCAACTACTTTCAGCACACCTATTTGTCCGGTTTATCAGAATGTAAATGCTTATCCACAAACCGAAGCAGAAGCCATCAAACAAAACCTGATTGCACAGCTTACTGCCCCTGTACGTTGGACTCAAACTGTAAAGAATATGGTAACTGATGGTGCTACCGAGTTTTTTGAATTAGGACCAGGCGATGTACTTAAAGGCCTTGTAAAGAAAATCAGTGCTGAAGTAACAGTAGGATAATTCTCCCTAATCATAAAGCAACACTGATAAAGCATAATTTAAGATGCAAGGAAATTACTTTCTTTGCATCTTCTTTTTGCCAATATGCATAAAGATAGCTTTCTGATACATATTTTTTTGTACTTTTGTTATTCGAAAAAATTGAAAAACAATAATAACTCAAAATAAGCACGTATATAGTTCTGGTTTAATGATATTTATCTCAAAACAATAAATATCAATCAATTATGAATTATACATTGTGAATTCTCAATAATTAGATTATGTTTAGAACACACACATGCGGCGAACTTCGCCTGACTAATGTAGGACAACAAACAACCTTATCAGGTTGGGTACAACGTGCACGGAAAATGGGCGGAATGACCTTTGTTGATATTCGCGACCGTTACGGGATAACACAGTTGGTATTCAACCAAGATGTAAACGCCGCATTATTTGATACTGCGAATAAACTTGGACGTGAATATGTGATTCGTGTGAGTGGTGAAGTGGCTGAACGCAGTAACAAGAATGCAAATATACCAACCGGTGAAGTCGAAATACTTGTTTCGGAACTTAGCATACTGAACGAATCCAAAACTCCACCGTTTACCATAGAAGATAACACGGATGGTGGCGATGATATCCGCATGAAATACCGTTACCTGGATTTACGTCGTAACAATGTGCGTGAAAATCTGGAATTACGTCATCGTATTACTTTTGAACTACGTCGCTACTTAGATCAGATGAACTTTCTGGAAGTAGAAACACCGATATTGATTGGTTCCACACCCGAAGGCGCGCGCGATTTCGTTGTGCCATCACGCATGAATCCGGGTGAGTTTTATGCTTTACCACAGTCGCCACAGTTGTTCAAACAATTGCTTATGGTTTCCGGTTTCGACCGTTATTTCCAGATAGCCAAGTGTTTCCGAGACGAAGACTTGCGTGCCGACCGCCAACCTGAGTTTACCCAGATAGACTGCGAAATGTCTTTTGTTGAACAGGAAGATGTGCTAAACCTTTTCGAAGGTATGATGAAACATCTGTTCAAATTCGTAAAAAACATTGATTTCACCGAAGCATTTCCCCGTATGACGTGGGAAGATGGAATGAAATACTACGGGTCGGACAAACCGGATATTCGTTTTGAAATGAAGTTCGTGGAGTTGAAAGAAGCCGTTTCCGGACATGACTTTGTTGTTTTTGATAGTGTACCTTATGTGGGCGGTATATGTGCCACAGGCTGTGCCGGATATACCCGCAAGCAATTGGATGAATTGACCGACTTTGTTAAACGTCCGCAAATAGGAGCGAAGGGGCTGGTTTACATTCGTTGTGAAGCCGATGGAACATTTAAATCATCGGTAGATAAATTCTATTCGGCTGACGATTTAAAACAAATAGCTTCTTTATTCAAAGCTCAGCCCGGAGATTTGATTTTGATCCTGGCAGGTGAAAAACGCAAAACTCAGAAAGCTTTGTGTGAATTGCGCCTGGAAATGGGAGCGAGGTTAGGTTACAGAAACAAGGACGTATATGCTCCACTGTGGATTATTGACTTTCCACTCTTTGAATGGGACGAAGACACACAACGTTTCTACGCTACACACCATCCGTTTACTTCCCCAAATTTAGACGATATTCCGTTATTGGAAACTGATCCGGGAGCCGTACGTGCTACTGCTTACGATATGGTTATCAATGGCGTGGAACTGGGCGGTGGTTCTATTCGTATTCACGATAGTGCATTGCAACATCAAATGTTTAAACATCTTGGATTTACACCCGAACAAGCTGAAGCACAGTTTGGCTTCTTAATGAGTGCATTCCAGTATGGAGCGCCACCACACGGAGGATTGGCATTCGGGTTAGACCGTTTAGTATCCTTGTTTGCCGGATTGGACAGTATTCGCGACTGTATTGCATTCCCTAAAAATAATTCAGGACGCGACGTGATGGCCGATTCACCATCAACAATAGCTCAGGCACAGCTGGATGAACTAAATCTGGTGGTGGATTTGAAACCCCAAACCCCTAAAGGGGCTTAAAGAAAGAGTTTGTTAAACAACAAATAGATTATATAATAAAAGCCTTTAAACATTTCTGTTTAAAGGCTTTTATTATATCTTATATATCAGACGAAATACAGGAGAATGTGCCATAAGTCCCTTTAGGGGTTTGGGGTTCTTTTTCTTATTTCTTCAAAAAACAAGTCTTCAATACAAAGCTGGTGCCGTCAATTTTGCAATCAACTTCCTCATGATCTTCGGTGAGGCGTATACTTTTTACTTTAGTTCCACGTTTTAAAACGATAGAAGATCCTCTGACTTTCAGATCTTTAATTAGAGTAACACTGTCGCCGGTGAGTAGTTCGGTACCGTTGCTGTCGCGAGGAGTTTTATCTTCAGCTTCATCGTCGGCAGCTTCAGTTGAAAATTCATGACTGCAATCCGGACAAACATACAAATCTGTAGACGAATCGAAATAAGTGTTTTCCATTCCACACTTAGGACATTTGGGTTCTTTGTTCATTTTTTGTTTTTCTAATTGAGGCGGCAAAAGTACAAAAATAGTTTGACGTAAGCAGTAGGCAGAGAGTAGTATGTAGTCGGTAGTTTGTAGTAACTAGAAAAAAAATAAGAAATACAGGAAGAGCAGGTGTTATTTGTTAATAGGGAGTAACTGAATTATACTATTATACATAATATAAATTATGAGCAAAAATGAGCAGCGCATTATTAGAGTAGTTCGCTGGCAAGTGCATACAAGCCACTCTGAAGAATTCTCAAGCTAAACGACAGGATTATTGATAACAAATTTAGCTGCAATATGGAATCAACAATGAAAACCGGATGTGCATAAAAACAACAAGACAATAGACTAACGATCAGCTATGAAAGTATATTGAAATTCCAGCAGTATCAGTCAATCTACAAAGCAAGAATGACAGAGTTTAAGCAATATAGGACAAGGATTGAAGCAGTTTTGTTTTCCCTACTCCTGCTTTGTCAGAAAATTCAACAATACATTAACTTAATTTAATTCAGCTTTATAAAACACCTAAATTTGATGTCATATATTCTAATTTGATATTGTAAGTGTAGCGTATTCTCTATCCAGAATACTCATATTGTGTACCGAATAATATTCTCCGTCTATTACAAACGACTCGCGCAACGTACCTTCAATCTGAAAACCACAGCTTTGATAGCACCGTATGGCGGCTTTGTTGAATTCAAAAACGCCCAAGTCTACCCTGTGAAGTGCCAATTCTTCAAAGCAAATTTTGAGCAAAGCCCGTATCAGTTGACGTCCATAGCCCTTACTCCTATCCTGCTCTTCGGCTATCAGAATCCGGCAAAGGCGCGCACTCTTATTTTTCGCGTTATGATGGCTGATGGATCCATGTCCAATCACTTTGCCCGTTTCAGCATCCACCACACGATATATCCTGTGACCCGGATCAGCTATGTAGTGTTGCAGTTGCTCCGCCGATACCGGAAAGCTAAACGAAGCCCCGCCAAACTGATACATAAATTTTTCCGTATCCATCCAGCTGATAAACTGTTCAAAATCATCTGTGGTAAATTTCTCAAGTCCTATCATAACCAGTTCATTTTATAGATTTTGTAATTCAAAAGCAAATGCGAACGAAAACCTCATCAGGCCTCGTCATCTTCTTTTCTTTTGCCATTTACGGTGGCGCAACATGAATTGATAAAAGCCCGAATAAGAGAAACCAACACTGGCAGCAATGTCCTGTATAGTAGTCTTCGCCGATTTATTTCGGATAAGATCTTCTGCCTTGATAAGAATGTATCCTTCCACAAAATCAGTGTAGGTCATTCCGGTTATCACGCTGACGGCAACACACATTTCCGTATAGTTTATCCCGAGTAACTGGGCATGAAACCGCGCATTGCGTATACCATGATGTTGAAGATTGGCCATAAAAGCATCGAAGAACGCGCTACCCGTTGAACGGAATCCCTGAGCAGGTAAATCGTATTCATTTTCAGCCTCCAGCGTGTCGGGAATGGAAACAGGCACATATAACTCCTGCGGACTGTATTGTTTGAATGTTGCTGCCATAAAGTATTACTTATTAATTGACAACACAAAAATATAACAATTTTTGCAAAAAGCAAATACTCCGATATACCGTCACACTATGCGACGATATTTTTCCACTGTCAGGTATTTTCTCGCACAGTGCGCAAGCATTCTTACAAAAATATTTATATCGTCGCAAAGTGTAACGATATAAATATTAAATAATTTATTTTGTATACATACGTGCGGATATAAATTACATTGCATATATAGCGTCACATAGTCAGACAGTATTCCTACAACCGAAGGAATAGCGGCACATAGTCAGACGCTATTTCTGCATCCGCAGGAATAGCGGCACACAATTTCACAGCATTACCGCAGAAAATTTTGTTCACTCCCCCACTCCATTTACTACCGATTATAAATAAACTATTCTATCAAACTTGGCTAATTAACTTATTTTTGTAACTTTGGGGCGTGGAACATTCAATCTAGTACAATTAAACCAATTAAGAAATGAAATTAAAACACGAACTAGAAATAAATAAAGAAAATCCATTTAAAAACTGCAAATTGGATAGAAAAAAATATGCTCCTGCATTGACAAATATGCTAGAGACATTTCCGAATGGTTTTGTAATGGCTATAGATAACGAATGGGGAACCGGCAAAACTACATTTGTACAAATGTGGAAGGCTTCAATTGAGAAAGACTATAAAACCATTTATTTCAATGCATGGGAAAATGACTTTGATAATGATGTGCTAGCTGCATTAATGGGTGAGTTAGGAACACTTAGAAGTAGCGGAACTGAAACAACATTCAAAGAAGTCGTGAAGAAGGGAGCTATTTTATCCAAAAATATATTACCTATTTTAATAGAAGCAGCTGCCAATAAATATATTGGAGAAGGAGTTGTTAGTAAAGTAGCCGCAGAGCTTGCTAAATCCAGTGGAGAAATAATGTTAGAACAGGTAACCGAATATACAAATAAGAAAAAAGGATTGGTTGAATTTAGAGATAGTTTAGCCAAATACATTGAAGAAACTAAAGAGGGTAAACCTATAGTGTTTATAATTGATGAATTGGACCGTTGCCGCCCTGACTATGCTGTTGAAGTATTGGAGAAAGTAAAACATTTCT contains:
- a CDS encoding YicC/YloC family endoribonuclease, producing MIQSMTGFGKATCEFGNKKIVVEVKSLNSKQLDVSTRISGLYREKDIEIRNELSQKLERGKIDFSLYVDNSGKESVTQINQTVIESYYQQIKSLSDKLGIDVPANWFDVLLRLPDTMKTETVELDENEWLEIRKTMATAIEQLTLFRIQEGKSLETVFNDKIAHIGQLLEETAPFEAERVEKIKARLEENLQALSDKIDIDKNRLEQELIFYIEKLDVNEEKVRLRNHLNYFMETMQHEKSPGKKLGFIAQEIGREINTLGSKANNSDMQKIVVLMKDDLEQIKEQVLNVL
- the nadD gene encoding nicotinate (nicotinamide) nucleotide adenylyltransferase, with product MRVALYFGSFNPVHLGHLKLAEYLTDNDLVDEVWFVISPCNPLKEQSELLDEYIRLDMLFFAIRSNPGFKACDIEFTMPIPSYSIDTLNVLSKQFPDYQFELIIGSDNALVFDQWKDYTEILTNYPVLVYPRKNYDFAQVAARYPQMNLLNTPIYDISSTQIRDSIAQKKDISQWLHPSVLQFIKENNLYQ
- the gmk gene encoding guanylate kinase, which translates into the protein MSGKLIIFSAPSGAGKSTLVQYLLSCGFDMEFSVSATSRAPRGTEKHGVDYYYLTPEEFRQKIDNQEFLEYEEVYQNCYYGTLRSEVERITSQGKNIVFDVDVVGGLNIKKEFGNRALALFIAPPSVAELKNRLQNRGTDSAEMIEKRIGKAEFEMTFAPKFDLVIVNDDLSKAKAEAERSIREFLKL
- a CDS encoding GNAT family N-acetyltransferase — protein: MIGLEKFTTDDFEQFISWMDTEKFMYQFGGASFSFPVSAEQLQHYIADPGHRIYRVVDAETGKVIGHGSISHHNAKNKSARLCRILIAEEQDRSKGYGRQLIRALLKICFEELALHRVDLGVFEFNKAAIRCYQSCGFQIEGTLRESFVIDGEYYSVHNMSILDREYATLTISN
- a CDS encoding zinc ribbon domain-containing protein YjdM, with the translated sequence MNKEPKCPKCGMENTYFDSSTDLYVCPDCSHEFSTEAADDEAEDKTPRDSNGTELLTGDSVTLIKDLKVRGSSIVLKRGTKVKSIRLTEDHEEVDCKIDGTSFVLKTCFLKK
- a CDS encoding MBL fold metallo-hydrolase, translating into MTIKTFTFNPFQENTYLLYDETKEAVLVDAGCISDTEKLVLKRFIEENSLILKRVINTHLHLDHQFGNKFIFNTFGLKPEACQEDEFLLDNVVAQARSFGFAIEEEAQSLGAYIIEDQEIKFGNSCLKSIHVPGHSPGSMVFYSERDGILLVGDVLFRGSIGRTDLPKGDYATLIQGITKKLLPLPDSTVVYSGHGSTTTIGYEKTNNPYL
- the fabD gene encoding ACP S-malonyltransferase, with product MKAYVFPGQGAQFVGMGKDLYDQSPLAKEYFEKANDILGYRITDIMFEGTPEDLKQTKVTQPAVFLHSVISALVLGNDFKPEMVAGHSLGEFSALVAAGALSFEDGLKLVYARAMAMQKACEIEPSTMAAVLGLADEVVEEVCEGIKDAIVVPANYNCPGQLVISGSIEGIDKACELLKEKGAKRALKLPVGGAFHSPLMQPASEELQAAINATTFSTPICPVYQNVNAYPQTEAEAIKQNLIAQLTAPVRWTQTVKNMVTDGATEFFELGPGDVLKGLVKKISAEVTVG
- the aspS gene encoding aspartate--tRNA ligase, giving the protein MFRTHTCGELRLTNVGQQTTLSGWVQRARKMGGMTFVDIRDRYGITQLVFNQDVNAALFDTANKLGREYVIRVSGEVAERSNKNANIPTGEVEILVSELSILNESKTPPFTIEDNTDGGDDIRMKYRYLDLRRNNVRENLELRHRITFELRRYLDQMNFLEVETPILIGSTPEGARDFVVPSRMNPGEFYALPQSPQLFKQLLMVSGFDRYFQIAKCFRDEDLRADRQPEFTQIDCEMSFVEQEDVLNLFEGMMKHLFKFVKNIDFTEAFPRMTWEDGMKYYGSDKPDIRFEMKFVELKEAVSGHDFVVFDSVPYVGGICATGCAGYTRKQLDELTDFVKRPQIGAKGLVYIRCEADGTFKSSVDKFYSADDLKQIASLFKAQPGDLILILAGEKRKTQKALCELRLEMGARLGYRNKDVYAPLWIIDFPLFEWDEDTQRFYATHHPFTSPNLDDIPLLETDPGAVRATAYDMVINGVELGGGSIRIHDSALQHQMFKHLGFTPEQAEAQFGFLMSAFQYGAPPHGGLAFGLDRLVSLFAGLDSIRDCIAFPKNNSGRDVMADSPSTIAQAQLDELNLVVDLKPQTPKGA
- the rsmG gene encoding 16S rRNA (guanine(527)-N(7))-methyltransferase RsmG, with product MEQILQYFPSLNEIQKAQFQALYDLYFEWNAKINVISRKDIENLYEHHVLHSLAIAEIIHFQPGSTILDVGTGGGFPGIPLAILFPESNFVLIDSIGKKIKVGTEVATAIGLKNITLKHLRVQDEKGKFDFVVSRAVMPLGDLVKLVQKNISKKHNNALPNGLICLKGGELQHEVQPYKNIAELFEVSDFFKEEFFKTKKAVYVPL